The Deltaproteobacteria bacterium genome contains the following window.
GAGAGTCACCAGCGAGGCGAAGCGCTGGACGATGTAGGTAACCGCCTGCGTCTGAACGGGGTGGACGAGGAAGAGGAGGGCGGTAAAAAGAGCGATTGGGAAAGAAGATCGTTGATGGTCGATGGTTGATGGTTGATGGTTGATGGAAGATCCCTCCAAACTGCCGGCGGGCAGGCGCAAGAGAAGCAGGACCAGAACATAAACCAAAAACCCGTTGGCGACATGGATCAGAACATTGACAAGGTGATAGCCGAAAACGTTCAATCCCCCTGCCGCGTAATTCAGGGCAAAAGACAAAAAACCGACATACCGCGTTCCGGCCGGATCAAGAAAATTGGCCAAATCCCTGATCTGCGGATTCCCCTCGATATTGCCCGTGTCATCAAAAAGGAAAGGGGCGGA
Protein-coding sequences here:
- a CDS encoding tetratricopeptide repeat protein, which translates into the protein MKFSPLKIFILLTLLVVLVYSNIFSAPFLFDDTGNIEGNPQIRDLANFLDPAGTRYVGFLSFALNYAAGGLNVFGYHLVNVLIHVANGFLVYVLVLLLLRLPAGSLEGSSINHQPSTIDHQRSSFPIALFTALLFLVHPVQTQAVTYIVQRFASLVTLFYLVAVVCYVKWRLSQTIGPGGPLGLIYFFASLLSILLAMK